In Bactrocera oleae isolate idBacOlea1 chromosome 3, idBacOlea1, whole genome shotgun sequence, a genomic segment contains:
- the Faf2 gene encoding FAS-associated factor 2, with amino-acid sequence MEDGLTNEQTEKILQFQDITGIEDMNICRDVLIRHQWDLEVAFQEQMNIREGIPSTYAASRDVRAPAVLDDRFLQQIFSANMPGGRSARGGIGPIPRSFSGIIGYVINMVFQYCYSTFASVLNALLSLGRNDERIVTDPVGDVMSFIRSYNERYPLHPVFYQGTYAQALNDAKQELRFLLIYLHKDPTNNPDVDSLCRTTLSNQSAIDFINRNMLFWGCDVSSPEGYRVSHTLNMHVFPTMVLIAQRNHRMVVVGRFEGDCTPEELIRRMQTVISANEIWLSQARADRLERNLTQTLRQQQDEAYQLSLRADEEKERLRQLERDAVRQAEEAIERERAEEARKKEEIAQLKIELAEQVPNEPPAGTVDAISVVFKLPNGARLERRFLNSNSLIDVYNYLFCHPSSPDEFEITTNFPKRVLYASSCNNGAINGNGNQTTLAEAGLKHREVLFVNDLEA; translated from the exons ATGGAGGATGGACTTACAAATGAACAAACTGAAAAGATCCTACAGTTCCAAGACATTACAGGCATTGAGGATATGAATATATGTCGCGATGTCTTGATCAGACATCAGTGGGATCTTgag GTTGCTTTTCAAGAGCAGATGAACATACGAGAAGGCATTCCATCAACATATGCCGCGTCCAGAGATGTACGCGCACCTGCTGTCCTGGACGATCGTTTTCTACAGCAGATTTTTTCTGCAAATATGCCTGGCGGCAGATCGGCACGCGGTGGAATTGGTCCTATACCGCGTAGCTTTTCCGGTATCATTGGCTATGTCATAAACATGGTATTCCAGTATTGCTACTCGACATTCGCCAGCGTACTAAATGCTTTACTGAGTTTGGGACGAAACGACGAGAGAA TCGTTACCGATCCTGTGGGCGATGTCATGAGTTTTATACGTTCATACAATGAACGTTATCCATTGCACCCTGTGTTCTATCAGGGCACATACGCGCAAGCGTTAAATGATGCTAAACAGGAGCTACGCTTCCTACTCATCTATCTACACAAGGATCCCACAAACAATCCCGATGTGGATTCACTGTGCCGTACAACATTATCGAATCAATCAGCAATTGATTTTATAAATCGCAATATGCTTTTCTGGGGCTGTGACGTATCCTCACCAGAGGGTTATAGAGTATCTCATACATTGAATATGCACGTATTTCCGACGATGGTGTTAATTGCACAACGCAATCATCGTATGGTTGTTGTTGGTCGCTTTGAGGGTGATTGCACACCAGAAGAGTTGATACGTCGAATGCAAACAGTGATCTCAGCAAACGAGATATGGCTAAGTCAAGCACGTGCTGATCGTTTAGAACGTAATCTCACACAGACGCTGCGTCAACAGCAAGACGAAGCTTATCAGCTAAGTTTACGTGCCGATGAGGAGAAGGAGCGGCTGCGTCAGTTGGAACGTGATGCAGTGCGACAAGCAGAGGAGGCTATTGAACGTGAACGTGCCGAAGAGGCACGCAAAAAAGAG gAAATTGCTCAACTTAAAATTGAGCTAGCCGAACAGGTGCCTAATGAGCCACCAGCTGGTACAGTGGACGCCATTAGTGTCGTATTTAAACTGCCAAACGGCGCACGCCTGGAGCGACGTTTTCTCAATTCCAATTCATTAatt GATGTGTATAACTATCTGTTCTGTCATCCCTCTTCACCCGATGAATTCGAGATCACAACGAATTTCCCTAAACGCGTCCTCTATGCCAGTTCTTGTAATAATGGCGCCATCAATGGTAATGGCAATCAAACAACCTTAGCTGAAGCCGGTCTGAAGCATCGTGAAGTACTCTTTGTCAACGACTTGGAGGCGTAA